In Neoarius graeffei isolate fNeoGra1 chromosome 15, fNeoGra1.pri, whole genome shotgun sequence, a single genomic region encodes these proteins:
- the mex3b gene encoding RNA-binding protein MEX3B, whose translation MPSSLFPELERNGSGSSQGVDALDDQRALQLALDLTLLDLDENPACDNEPRKKSVNMTECVPVPSSEHVAEIVGRQGCKIKALRAKTNTYIKTPVRGEEPVFVVTGRREDVAMARREIISAAEHFSMIRASRNKNSSMNGSGSVPGPPNLPGQTTIQVRVPYRVVGLVVGPKGATIKRIQQQTHTYIVTPSRDKEPVFEVTGMPENVDRARDEIEAHIAMRTGAGLIEFASAADDNDFHANGTDVGFEMHAASASGHHASLWGKTSASASASATPSLGRKPFASYRNDSSSSLGSASTDSYFGTNYSPPSPALSYNNNNNNNNLNINGNSFVYGGEIVSPDCADLAFDSSPGFDPAPGLIWSQYERSMSLTNSATSSSIFPSNASSNANGILANQRRLNGMNCSTQPRLSPPLHHVGGISDHPLARRVRSDPGGGSLNFPGYNSMASHLPGLPSDSSASSSSSSSSSSSSSSSSGTSRKGSRDCSVCFESEVIAALVPCGHNLFCMECANRICERNDPECPVCHAAVTQAIRIFS comes from the exons ATGCCGAGCTCCCTGTTCCCCGAGCTGGAGAGGAATGGCAGCGGCAGCAGCCAGGGGGTCGACGCCCTGGACGACCAAAGAGCTCTGCAGCTCGCGCTGGACCTCACCCTGCTCGACCTGGACGAGAACCCCGCGTGCGACAACGAGCCCCGGAAGAAGAGCGTGAACATGACCGAGTGTGTGCCTGTGCCCAGCTCCGAGCATGTGGCCGAGATCGTGGGCAGACAAG GTTGCAAGATTAAAGCCCTGCGCGCCAAGACCAACACCTACATTAAGACTCCGGTGCGAGGGGAGGAGCCCGTGTTTGTAGTGACAGGCAGGAGGGAGGATGTAGCCATGGCGCGGAGGGAAATCATCTCAGCAGCTGAGCATTTCTCCATGATCCGAGCATCACGAAACAAAAACAGCAGCATGAATGGGAGTGGTAGTGTACCTGGGCCGCCCAACCTACCAGGTCAAACTACCATCCAGGTGCGAGTGCCATACCGTGTTGTCGGGTTGGTGGTGGGACCCAAAGGAGCCACGATCAAGCGCATCCAACAGCAGACACACACCTATATTGTGACCCCGAGCCGAGACAAGGAGCCTGTGTTTGAGGTAACAGGCATGCCAGAGAATGTGGACCGAGCACGTGATGAGATTGAGGCACACATCGCTATGCGCACAGGTGCTGGGCTGATCGAGTTCGCCAGTGCTGCTGATGATAATGACTTCCACGCCAACGGCACAGATGTGGGCTTTGAAATGCATGCGGCCAGCGCCAGCGGTCATCATGCCAGCCTATGGGGCAAAACAAGTGCTAGTGCTAGTGCCAGCGCCACACCCAGCCTTGGACGCAAGCCCTTTGCCAGCTATCGCAACGACAGCTCCAGCTCTCTAGGTAGCGCCTCCACTGACTCGTACTTTGGCACCAACTACAGTCCGCCGAGTCCTGCACTGAgctacaacaacaataacaacaacaacaacctgaaCATCAATGGCAACTCCTTTGTTTACGGCGGCGAGATTGTATCACCTGACTGTGCTGATCTCGCATTCGATTCCTCACCTGGATTTGACCCGGCGCCTGGTTTGATTTGGTCTCAGTACGAACGTAGCATGAGCTTAACAAATAGTGCTACATCGTCGTCCATATTCCCTTCCAATGCTTCCTCTAACGCTAATGGGATTCTGGCCAACCAGAGGCGGCTGAATGGGATGAACTGCTCCACCCAGCCTCGTTTATCCCCGCCCCTTCATCATGTGGGTGGGATCAGTGATCATCCACTAGCCCGGAGGGTACGCAGCGACCCAGGCGGAGGCTCCTTAAATTTCccaggctacaacagcatggcttcccaTCTCCCTGGGTTGCCCTCAGATTCGTCTGCGTCCTCCTCTTCTTCAtcatcttcctcttcctcctcttcctcttcctctggaACGAGCCGTAAAGGCAGCCGGGACTGTTCCGTGTGCTTCGAGAGCGAGGTGATCGCCGCCCTTGTGCCATGTGGCCATAACCTCTTCTGCATGGAATGTGCCAACCGCATTTGCGAGCGCAATGACCCTGAATGCCCCGTCTGCCACGCTGCAGTTACTCAGGCAATACGTATATTTTCGTAA